In Haemophilus parainfluenzae, one genomic interval encodes:
- a CDS encoding transglycosylase SLT domain-containing protein, with amino-acid sequence MRALKHTTISLLILTALSGSALANQHAHKSKNETVPQINLAEEQAKWAQQQHAHELKLIEQRATFLQLESLLKSAVKNNHVSNNAKLFLGLIDSLKGYPLQTDAMAAYLDARVKTVNRDTPREEVNALRTDIEQFIQQHSSHFLRGKLEQSIFTLLINAEDTQALAKLTPNNLERQIAVLTAKYQIEASNTSQTAENQSNDKNKSAILSEYEQLWLNNAELPNDAQLWAAWYSQGGRTEEKIYQKAEMLFGKNDAKGLEILAKELEKVDGAKENAQVNIDLALYLDLLKNPANLKTLAESLPLIDGNTNKIIHKFAVVLGFTRYLRTIPENMDEPTFTPYEQWAKTWQLNETELRDWKIAFISRFFDNESPNFVQWRDQEILKLNADNLIERRLRTAIWQKTDLLGWLNALSNEAKQKQEWRYWMGKALEKENVTKAKEIFSELSNERGFYPMLATAKLYPENRGAGYDFGQAELYVARSISDPYWAHEYKKFQPELAEIAELRQLDRLGAAKQRWRFLLEKLSQEEQLQIALSQYANEQNWFELGVDGSIIAKAWDYIGLRLPNAYSQYFDIALSNVNLSETEPQAIVDNRVTKTFAMAIARQESAWNPMAQSSANARGLMQLLPSTAQKTAENQQLPYNGELDLFKPLNNILLGTAHLNELNAKYPNNRILIASAYNAGASRVEKWLARANGKLAMDEFIASIPFFETRGYVQNVLTYDFYYQHLQDKEKLQTFSKEEYDRLY; translated from the coding sequence ATGCGAGCACTTAAACACACGACAATTTCGTTATTAATTTTAACCGCACTTTCAGGCTCAGCTTTGGCTAATCAGCATGCCCATAAAAGCAAAAATGAAACGGTGCCACAAATTAACCTTGCAGAAGAACAAGCCAAATGGGCACAGCAACAGCACGCTCATGAATTAAAGTTGATTGAACAACGCGCGACTTTTCTGCAATTAGAGTCGCTCCTAAAAAGTGCGGTCAAAAATAATCATGTTTCTAATAATGCCAAATTATTTCTTGGGCTTATTGATTCTTTAAAAGGTTATCCATTGCAAACTGATGCTATGGCGGCTTATTTAGATGCGCGTGTAAAAACCGTTAATCGCGATACGCCTCGTGAAGAAGTGAATGCATTGAGAACAGACATTGAACAATTTATTCAGCAACATTCCTCTCATTTTCTACGTGGAAAATTAGAACAAAGTATTTTTACGTTGTTAATCAATGCTGAAGATACTCAAGCACTTGCCAAACTCACGCCAAATAATTTGGAAAGACAAATTGCTGTACTTACGGCTAAATATCAAATAGAAGCATCCAATACTAGTCAAACGGCAGAAAACCAATCAAACGACAAGAATAAATCGGCTATTTTGTCTGAATATGAACAGCTTTGGCTCAACAATGCTGAACTTCCGAATGATGCTCAGCTGTGGGCGGCTTGGTATTCACAAGGTGGACGGACTGAAGAGAAGATCTATCAAAAAGCGGAAATGCTCTTTGGTAAAAATGATGCGAAAGGTCTCGAAATACTCGCTAAAGAATTAGAAAAAGTTGATGGTGCGAAAGAAAATGCTCAGGTAAATATCGATTTGGCTCTTTATTTGGATCTCTTAAAAAATCCAGCTAATTTGAAAACACTCGCTGAGTCATTGCCATTAATTGATGGTAATACGAATAAAATTATCCATAAATTTGCCGTAGTGCTAGGTTTTACTCGTTATTTGCGAACCATTCCGGAAAATATGGATGAGCCAACCTTCACCCCTTACGAGCAATGGGCGAAGACTTGGCAATTAAACGAAACTGAATTACGTGATTGGAAAATCGCCTTTATTAGCCGTTTCTTTGATAACGAAAGCCCCAACTTTGTGCAATGGCGCGATCAAGAAATCCTAAAACTGAATGCCGATAACCTCATTGAACGTCGTTTGCGTACGGCTATTTGGCAAAAAACGGATTTATTAGGTTGGTTGAATGCCCTTTCCAATGAAGCGAAGCAAAAACAAGAATGGCGTTATTGGATGGGGAAAGCACTCGAAAAAGAGAATGTCACAAAAGCCAAAGAAATATTCTCTGAATTAAGCAACGAACGCGGATTCTACCCAATGTTAGCGACAGCAAAATTATATCCTGAAAATCGTGGCGCAGGATATGATTTCGGTCAAGCAGAATTATATGTCGCGCGGAGTATTTCCGATCCCTACTGGGCACATGAATATAAAAAATTTCAACCAGAGCTCGCAGAAATTGCTGAATTACGTCAATTAGATCGATTAGGCGCTGCCAAACAACGTTGGCGTTTTCTGTTAGAAAAATTATCGCAAGAAGAACAACTACAGATTGCTTTAAGCCAATATGCGAATGAACAAAATTGGTTTGAATTAGGTGTGGATGGGTCGATTATTGCGAAAGCATGGGATTATATCGGATTACGTTTACCAAATGCTTATAGTCAATATTTTGATATTGCTCTCAGTAATGTGAATCTCAGCGAAACGGAACCTCAAGCGATTGTGGATAATCGTGTAACCAAAACTTTTGCGATGGCAATTGCTCGCCAAGAAAGTGCTTGGAATCCAATGGCACAATCTTCCGCAAATGCGCGAGGATTAATGCAGCTATTACCAAGTACCGCGCAAAAAACGGCAGAAAATCAGCAACTTCCTTATAATGGAGAGTTAGATTTATTCAAACCGCTTAATAATATTTTACTCGGTACGGCTCACTTAAATGAGTTAAATGCTAAATACCCTAATAACCGCATTTTGATCGCCTCCGCCTATAATGCGGGAGCAAGCCGTGTAGAAAAATGGCTTGCGAGAGCCAATGGCAAATTGGCCATGGATGAATTTATTGCCTCTATTCCGTTCTTTGAAACGCGAGGTTATGTTCAAAACGTATTAACTTACGATTTTTACTATCAACACCTACAAGACAAAGAAAAATTACAAACCTTTAGCAAAGAGGAATACGATCGGCTATACTAG
- a CDS encoding response regulator, whose protein sequence is MSKILLVDDDIELTDLLAEVLRLTGFEIEVANNGQEALDKLNSSHQLVLLDVMMPVLNGIETLKKIRQTSNVPVMMLTARGEEIDRVLGLELGADDYLPKPFNDRELVARIKAILRRVSPSESSQNSTALPSEENTLEFCGLVLHSGLQQASYKGQDLGLTGSEFALLHKLVLRPGQIVSREELSMNVLGKHLSPFDRSIDMHMSNLRKKLPERDNGLPWLKTLRGRGYLLVCE, encoded by the coding sequence ATGTCAAAAATTCTATTAGTTGATGATGATATTGAACTAACAGATTTACTTGCAGAAGTCTTACGACTGACTGGTTTTGAAATCGAAGTCGCAAATAATGGTCAAGAAGCATTAGACAAGTTAAACTCAAGTCACCAATTAGTCTTATTGGATGTCATGATGCCTGTATTAAACGGCATTGAAACACTCAAGAAAATTCGTCAAACATCAAACGTCCCTGTAATGATGCTTACTGCGCGTGGTGAAGAAATCGATCGTGTACTAGGCTTAGAGCTTGGTGCCGATGACTATTTGCCAAAACCATTTAACGATCGTGAGTTGGTTGCCCGCATTAAGGCAATTTTACGTCGCGTTAGCCCATCAGAAAGTTCTCAAAATTCGACCGCACTTCCATCAGAAGAGAATACATTGGAATTTTGTGGTTTAGTGCTTCATTCTGGTCTTCAACAAGCCTCTTATAAAGGCCAAGATCTCGGTCTAACTGGCTCTGAATTTGCCCTACTTCATAAACTTGTGCTTCGCCCTGGACAAATTGTCTCGCGTGAAGAATTAAGTATGAATGTGCTTGGCAAACACCTTTCTCCTTTCGATCGCTCGATTGATATGCATATGTCAAACTTGCGCAAAAAACTTCCAGAAAGAGACAATGGCTTACCATGGCTGAAAACGCTACGTGGTCGTGGTTACTTATTGGTTTGTGAATAA
- the trpR gene encoding trp operon repressor — MYISRNLEQWNAFLATLQAAFEQGKAQDLLTLLLTPDERDAVGLRLQIVAQLLDKNLSQREIQQNLNTSAATITRGSNMLKTMDPDFINWVKSQLDEQAAKN; from the coding sequence ATGTATATTAGTCGCAATTTAGAACAATGGAATGCTTTCCTCGCGACCTTGCAAGCCGCGTTTGAACAAGGGAAAGCACAAGATTTATTAACGCTTCTGCTCACGCCAGATGAGCGTGATGCAGTGGGTTTACGTTTACAAATCGTGGCGCAGTTATTGGATAAAAATCTCTCACAACGAGAGATTCAACAAAATCTCAATACCAGTGCGGCAACCATTACTCGTGGTTCTAATATGCTCAAAACAATGGATCCAGATTTTATAAACTGGGTGAAAAGCCAACTCGATGAGCAAGCTGCAAAAAACTAA
- the yciA gene encoding acyl-CoA thioester hydrolase YciA has protein sequence MVTNLTDKNGRQSKGVLLLRTLAMPSDTNANGDIFGGWIMSQMDMGGAILAKEIAHGRVVTVAVESMNFIKPISVGDVVCCYGQCLKVGRSSIKIKVEVWVKKVSSEPIGERYCVTDAVFTFVAVDADGKSRSIPREGNHELEQALKTIEELHLSC, from the coding sequence ATGGTTACAAATCTTACTGATAAAAACGGTCGTCAATCTAAAGGCGTATTATTACTACGCACCCTAGCGATGCCTTCAGACACCAATGCGAACGGCGATATTTTTGGTGGCTGGATTATGTCACAAATGGATATGGGCGGCGCAATTTTAGCGAAAGAAATTGCCCACGGCCGTGTCGTCACCGTTGCAGTTGAAAGTATGAACTTCATTAAGCCTATCTCGGTAGGGGATGTGGTTTGCTGCTACGGACAATGTCTTAAAGTGGGTCGTTCTTCTATTAAAATTAAAGTAGAAGTCTGGGTAAAAAAAGTCTCTAGCGAACCCATTGGTGAACGCTATTGTGTCACCGATGCGGTATTTACCTTCGTTGCAGTGGATGCTGACGGAAAATCTCGCAGCATCCCACGTGAAGGCAACCATGAATTAGAACAAGCCTTAAAAACGATTGAAGAATTGCACTTAAGTTGCTAA
- the bamE gene encoding outer membrane protein assembly factor BamE gives MQLKTFLGAVVLALSLTSCSTVQKVVYRIDVPQGNYLEAATVAQVKPGMTAQQVQYLLGTPVLIDPYSNLTWYYVFLQQHSYQKPEQHTFTVKFDQNGLVSSAELDKPLPEVAKQDENNTIISTPENAGKKSWWKFW, from the coding sequence ATGCAATTAAAAACATTTTTAGGTGCAGTTGTTTTAGCATTAAGCTTAACTTCTTGTTCAACTGTACAAAAAGTAGTTTATCGTATTGATGTACCACAAGGTAACTATTTAGAAGCGGCTACTGTGGCACAAGTAAAACCTGGCATGACAGCCCAACAAGTACAATATTTACTTGGCACACCGGTTTTAATTGATCCTTATAGTAACTTAACTTGGTATTACGTGTTCTTACAACAACACTCTTACCAAAAACCTGAACAGCACACATTTACAGTGAAATTCGATCAAAACGGTTTAGTGAGCAGTGCAGAATTAGATAAGCCATTACCTGAAGTGGCAAAACAAGACGAAAATAATACTATTATCAGCACACCTGAAAACGCAGGTAAGAAAAGCTGGTGGAAATTCTGGTAG
- the gltX gene encoding glutamate--tRNA ligase, giving the protein MKIDPPFELDPNVKVRTRFAPSPTGYLHVGGARTALYSWLFAKHNNGEFVLRIEDTDLERSTPEATAAIIEGMEWLNLAWEHGPYYQTKRFDRYNQVIDEMIEQGLAYRCYCSKERLEELRHTQEQNKEKPRYDRHCLHDHNHAADEPHVVRFKNPTEGSVVFDDAVRGRIEISNSELDDLIIRRTDGSPTYNFCVVVDDWDMGITHVVRGEDHINNTPRQINILKALGAPIPVYAHVSMINGDDGQKLSKRHGAVSVMQYRDDGYLPEALINYLVRLGWGHGDQEIFTREEMIKFFELDHVSKSASAFNTEKLLWLNHHYIRELPPEYVAKHLAWHYKDQGIDTSNGPALTEIVTMLAERCKTLKEMASASRYFFEEFESFDEAAVKKHFKVAAIEPLEKVKEKLTALSSWDLHSTHEAIEQTAAELEVGMGKVGMPLRVAVTGSGQSPSMDVTLVGIGRERVLARIQRAIDFIKSQNA; this is encoded by the coding sequence ATGAAAATTGATCCTCCTTTTGAATTAGATCCGAATGTCAAAGTACGTACGCGTTTTGCCCCAAGCCCGACAGGTTATTTGCACGTGGGCGGTGCACGTACAGCCCTTTATTCTTGGTTATTTGCAAAACATAACAACGGTGAATTTGTATTACGTATTGAAGATACCGATTTAGAGCGTTCTACACCGGAAGCAACAGCGGCAATCATTGAAGGGATGGAGTGGTTAAACCTTGCTTGGGAGCATGGTCCTTATTATCAAACCAAACGCTTTGATCGTTACAATCAAGTGATTGATGAAATGATTGAACAAGGCTTGGCTTATCGTTGCTATTGCTCTAAAGAGCGCCTTGAAGAATTACGTCATACACAAGAGCAAAACAAAGAAAAACCACGTTATGACCGTCATTGTTTACATGATCACAATCATGCAGCCGATGAGCCACATGTTGTGCGTTTTAAAAATCCAACAGAAGGTTCAGTCGTATTTGATGATGCGGTGCGTGGTCGCATTGAAATCAGCAACAGTGAATTAGATGATTTAATTATTCGTCGTACCGATGGTTCACCAACCTACAACTTCTGTGTGGTAGTGGATGACTGGGATATGGGCATTACTCATGTTGTGCGTGGTGAAGACCATATTAACAACACCCCGCGTCAAATTAATATCTTAAAAGCGTTAGGCGCACCAATTCCAGTATATGCGCACGTTTCCATGATTAATGGTGATGATGGCCAAAAACTCTCAAAACGTCATGGTGCGGTAAGTGTGATGCAATATCGTGATGACGGTTATTTACCAGAAGCCTTAATCAATTATCTTGTTCGTTTAGGTTGGGGCCATGGTGACCAAGAGATCTTTACACGTGAAGAAATGATTAAATTCTTCGAATTAGATCACGTGAGTAAATCTGCAAGTGCATTTAACACAGAAAAATTATTGTGGTTAAATCACCACTATATTCGTGAATTACCACCTGAATATGTGGCAAAACACCTTGCATGGCACTATAAAGATCAAGGTATTGATACATCAAATGGCCCAGCATTAACTGAAATCGTGACGATGCTTGCAGAACGTTGTAAAACCTTAAAAGAAATGGCATCAGCAAGCCGTTATTTCTTCGAAGAGTTTGAAAGTTTTGATGAAGCAGCGGTGAAGAAACACTTTAAAGTAGCGGCGATTGAACCACTTGAAAAAGTAAAAGAAAAATTGACCGCACTTTCTAGCTGGGATTTACATTCTACGCATGAAGCGATTGAACAAACCGCGGCTGAATTAGAAGTGGGTATGGGTAAAGTCGGGATGCCATTACGCGTAGCTGTAACAGGCTCAGGTCAATCACCTTCTATGGATGTGACATTAGTGGGTATCGGTCGTGAACGTGTGTTAGCGCGTATCCAACGTGCCATTGATTTTATTAAATCTCAAAACGCTTAA
- a CDS encoding YejL family protein gives MAQHSKYSDGQVNAIINDMISVLETHKAPVDLSLIALGNMASNLLTTSVPAAQREALAQAFANSLMNSVKTK, from the coding sequence ATGGCTCAACATTCAAAGTATTCCGATGGGCAAGTTAATGCCATCATTAACGATATGATTAGCGTGCTTGAAACTCACAAAGCGCCCGTTGATCTTTCTCTTATCGCTTTAGGCAATATGGCCAGTAATTTATTAACCACTAGCGTGCCAGCCGCACAGCGTGAAGCATTAGCACAAGCCTTTGCCAACTCTCTGATGAATTCGGTGAAAACAAAGTAA
- a CDS encoding YciI family protein, with product MYYVIFAQDIPGTLEKRLAVREQHLARLKQLQAEGRLLTAGPNPAIDDENPGEAGFTGSTVIAQFESLSAAKDWAAQDPYVEAGVYGDVIVKPFKKVF from the coding sequence ATGTACTATGTAATTTTTGCCCAAGACATTCCCGGCACCTTAGAAAAACGTCTTGCTGTACGTGAACAACATCTTGCTCGTTTAAAACAATTACAAGCAGAAGGACGCTTATTAACAGCGGGCCCCAACCCTGCCATTGATGATGAAAATCCAGGCGAAGCTGGCTTTACTGGCTCGACAGTGATTGCTCAATTCGAAAGCCTGTCTGCAGCAAAAGACTGGGCAGCACAAGATCCTTACGTAGAAGCGGGCGTTTATGGTGATGTAATTGTGAAGCCATTCAAAAAAGTTTTCTAA
- the mtgA gene encoding monofunctional biosynthetic peptidoglycan transglycosylase codes for MSKLQKTKRILTALLHLFRPSWWKKNWQRVAWCFSLAILAFFICFRFIPVPFSAYMAQQKIGHLLQLDFSYSIKYDWVSLDEISPNMQLAVIAAEDQKFPNHWGFDFEAIQKAFKFNEKSRRTRGASTISQQTAKNLVLWHGQSWFRKGLEVPTTALMEIFWSKERILEVYLNIAEFGNGIFGVEAASRYYFKKSAKNLTQSEAALLAAVLPNPIIYKVNKPSALVRKKQSWIMRQMNGLGLNYLKEM; via the coding sequence ATGAGCAAGCTGCAAAAAACTAAGCGAATTCTGACCGCACTTTTACATCTTTTTCGCCCATCTTGGTGGAAAAAAAATTGGCAGCGGGTTGCGTGGTGTTTTTCTCTCGCAATCCTGGCATTTTTCATTTGCTTCCGCTTTATCCCTGTTCCCTTCTCTGCCTATATGGCACAGCAAAAAATCGGGCACTTATTACAGTTGGATTTCAGCTATTCAATCAAATACGATTGGGTGAGCCTTGATGAAATCTCACCAAATATGCAGCTTGCGGTGATTGCCGCTGAAGATCAAAAATTTCCCAACCACTGGGGCTTTGATTTTGAGGCGATTCAAAAGGCCTTTAAATTTAATGAAAAATCTCGCCGAACCCGAGGCGCTTCAACGATTTCTCAACAAACAGCAAAAAACCTCGTTCTCTGGCATGGACAAAGTTGGTTTCGCAAAGGATTAGAAGTTCCCACAACGGCATTAATGGAAATCTTTTGGTCCAAAGAACGCATTTTAGAAGTGTATTTGAACATCGCAGAATTTGGTAATGGCATCTTTGGTGTAGAAGCGGCTAGTCGCTATTACTTCAAAAAATCAGCGAAGAATTTAACTCAATCAGAAGCGGCATTACTCGCAGCGGTTTTACCAAACCCTATCATCTATAAAGTGAATAAGCCTAGTGCGTTAGTTCGTAAAAAACAAAGTTGGATTATGCGACAAATGAATGGATTAGGCTTAAATTACCTAAAAGAAATGTAG
- a CDS encoding amidohydrolase family protein, translating to MRNHVRSFKTFIRDEIIKKGGWVNAHAHADRAFTMTPEKIGIYHNSNLQQKWDLVDEVKRTSSVDDYYARFCQSIELMISQGVTAFGTFVDIDPICEDRAIIAAHKAREVYKHDIILKFANQTLKGVIEPEARKWFDIGSDMVDMIGGLPYRDELDYGRGLEAMDILLDTAKSRGIMCHVHVDQFNSPKEKETEQLCDKTIEHGMEGRVVAIHGISIGAHSKEYRYKLYEKMRQAKMMMIACPMAWIDSNRKEDLMPFHNALTPADEMIPEGITVALGTDNICDYMVPLCEGDLWQELSLLAAGCRFPHLDAMVDIASINGRKVLGLEPV from the coding sequence ATGAGAAATCACGTTCGTAGCTTTAAAACGTTTATTCGAGACGAAATTATTAAAAAAGGTGGCTGGGTTAATGCCCATGCTCACGCAGATCGTGCTTTTACAATGACACCCGAAAAAATTGGCATTTACCACAACAGTAATCTTCAACAAAAATGGGATTTAGTGGACGAAGTTAAACGCACATCCAGTGTTGATGATTATTACGCTCGTTTCTGTCAATCGATTGAGTTGATGATTTCCCAAGGGGTGACGGCATTTGGTACTTTTGTGGATATTGACCCGATTTGTGAAGACAGAGCCATCATTGCTGCACACAAAGCTCGCGAAGTCTATAAGCATGACATTATTTTGAAATTCGCAAATCAGACCTTAAAAGGGGTCATTGAGCCAGAAGCTCGCAAATGGTTTGATATTGGCTCTGATATGGTCGATATGATTGGTGGCTTGCCTTATCGTGATGAGCTTGATTATGGTCGCGGCCTTGAAGCAATGGACATTCTGCTTGATACTGCTAAATCTCGCGGAATTATGTGTCATGTGCATGTGGATCAATTCAACTCTCCGAAAGAAAAAGAAACTGAGCAGCTTTGTGACAAAACCATCGAACATGGTATGGAAGGTCGAGTCGTGGCAATCCATGGTATTTCCATTGGTGCACATAGCAAAGAATACCGCTATAAACTTTATGAGAAAATGCGTCAGGCAAAAATGATGATGATTGCTTGTCCAATGGCGTGGATTGATAGTAATCGCAAAGAAGATTTAATGCCTTTCCATAATGCACTGACACCGGCAGATGAAATGATTCCAGAGGGAATTACCGTGGCATTAGGTACGGATAATATCTGTGATTACATGGTACCACTTTGCGAAGGGGATTTGTGGCAAGAGCTAAGTTTGCTTGCTGCAGGCTGTCGTTTCCCACATCTTGATGCAATGGTTGATATTGCGAGTATCAACGGACGTAAAGTGTTAGGTTTAGAGCCAGTTTAA
- a CDS encoding DUF3413 domain-containing protein — MWWFKKSKFNGREYREETSRKISWGHWFAFFNIIISILIGSRYAFLIDWPDTLLGKIYFFISLLGHFSFCVFALYLLVIFPLSFIIKNHRTFRGLTVIIATICTTLLLFDTEVFNRFNIHLSSIVWNLLVNPEKGELSRDWQIFFAPMPIILLIQMLFSRWSWEKLRSLERQKWLKKVGFVLTSTFVATHLIYAWADAFLYRPITMQRSNFPLSYPMTARTFLEKQGFINAETYSQRLEQEGRLDALKLDYPKKDLQFEQVENKPNILVITVSGLRYDALTSEKMPKLFEFATSSTQFTNHYSSGNTNNAGLVGLFYGLNANYTDSILSNHTPSVLIKKLQDEKYQFVTYSSTAFKDSLFKQALFRNVKLPKVKASSPKDARNGVLSLLKNDKPWFAYVDLDIMDKTEENYTRSIADIDQQIDETLASVSLENTIVIITAEHGTTFNKLDEKDQENYFGRDEIQVPFIVYWKDLPVQEVSKLTSHTDLLPALMSSIFKVKNPVSDYAQGRNLFELNGDPWALASNFRWNVIIQPDGTQYHIDRKGNYKKFDRTYTEQSSSRPPLGLFLEVFKQERSFINK; from the coding sequence ATGTGGTGGTTTAAAAAAAGCAAATTCAACGGACGTGAATACCGTGAAGAAACCTCACGAAAAATTTCGTGGGGGCATTGGTTTGCTTTTTTTAACATTATCATCTCAATTCTTATTGGTAGTCGTTATGCCTTTCTCATTGATTGGCCAGACACCTTACTCGGTAAAATTTATTTCTTTATCAGCTTATTAGGGCATTTCAGCTTTTGTGTTTTTGCCTTGTATTTGCTAGTTATTTTCCCGCTGAGTTTCATCATCAAAAATCACCGTACTTTCCGTGGACTAACGGTGATTATCGCGACAATTTGCACCACTTTATTACTGTTTGATACGGAAGTTTTTAACCGCTTCAATATCCACCTTTCTTCTATCGTTTGGAATTTATTAGTTAATCCTGAAAAAGGGGAACTTTCACGAGATTGGCAAATTTTCTTTGCGCCAATGCCGATTATTTTGCTAATCCAAATGCTTTTTTCCCGTTGGAGTTGGGAAAAATTACGTAGTTTAGAACGTCAGAAATGGCTGAAAAAAGTAGGATTCGTGCTGACATCTACTTTTGTTGCAACACATTTAATTTACGCTTGGGCGGATGCATTTTTATATCGTCCGATTACCATGCAACGCTCAAATTTCCCGCTTTCTTATCCAATGACTGCTCGAACCTTTTTGGAAAAACAAGGATTTATTAATGCGGAAACATACTCTCAGCGCTTAGAGCAAGAAGGGCGTTTAGACGCATTAAAACTTGATTATCCGAAAAAAGACCTTCAGTTTGAGCAAGTTGAGAACAAACCAAATATCCTCGTGATTACCGTTTCAGGCTTACGTTATGATGCACTGACTAGTGAGAAAATGCCTAAATTGTTTGAATTTGCCACAAGCTCTACTCAATTTACGAATCATTACAGTAGCGGCAATACGAACAATGCCGGCTTAGTGGGCTTATTTTATGGACTGAATGCGAATTATACGGACAGTATTTTGAGTAATCACACACCGTCGGTATTAATTAAAAAGCTACAAGATGAGAAATATCAATTTGTCACTTATTCGTCTACGGCATTTAAAGATAGCTTATTTAAACAAGCCTTATTCCGTAATGTGAAATTGCCTAAAGTGAAAGCCTCTTCGCCAAAAGACGCGAGAAATGGTGTTTTATCACTCTTAAAAAATGATAAGCCTTGGTTTGCTTATGTGGATTTAGATATTATGGATAAAACGGAAGAAAATTACACCAGATCGATTGCAGATATAGACCAACAGATTGATGAAACCTTAGCATCAGTTTCTTTAGAGAATACGATAGTCATTATTACAGCAGAACATGGTACAACCTTTAATAAACTGGATGAAAAAGATCAAGAAAACTATTTTGGTCGTGATGAAATCCAAGTGCCGTTTATTGTTTACTGGAAAGATTTACCGGTGCAAGAAGTCTCTAAATTAACGAGTCATACTGATTTGTTACCGGCATTGATGTCATCAATCTTTAAAGTGAAAAATCCAGTTTCGGATTATGCACAAGGTCGCAATTTATTTGAGCTTAATGGCGATCCTTGGGCGTTGGCATCGAATTTCCGTTGGAATGTCATTATTCAGCCGGATGGCACACAGTATCATATTGATCGCAAAGGAAACTATAAGAAATTTGACCGCACTTATACTGAGCAATCTTCTAGCCGCCCACCGCTCGGCTTATTCTTAGAGGTTTTCAAACAAGAGCGTTCTTTTATCAATAAATAG
- the yejK gene encoding nucleoid-associated protein YejK, producing the protein MSITVNQIVLHQLVKHAENETTTMESVLRDELLTITPEVEQMMLQLHQGYQNKGKAFGVFQDNSIFAQDLNRLLENEINFLNFSQQSTKLLAQELGKYNFADSGTLILCQYNFLATDYLFIALLDSRISMLVDENLEIRRTEYLDITQFDIAARINLTDLQVNANSNRYLTFIKGRVGRKISDFFMDFLGAEEGLNPQVQNQCLLQAVSDYCEQGELNKEQTQAVKKQVFEYCKGQLASGDEIALTELSANLPTLNERPFVTFTEEQDYGLEETIPPVRSALKTLTKFSGSGKGVTLSFDADLLNNRIEWDPLTDTLTIKGIPPNLKDQLQKALKCDN; encoded by the coding sequence ATGAGCATTACGGTTAATCAAATCGTGCTACATCAACTAGTTAAGCACGCTGAAAATGAAACCACTACCATGGAAAGTGTGTTGCGTGATGAACTTCTCACCATTACGCCAGAAGTCGAACAAATGATGTTGCAATTACATCAAGGTTATCAAAATAAAGGCAAAGCATTTGGTGTCTTCCAAGATAATTCCATTTTTGCACAAGATCTGAATCGTTTATTAGAAAATGAAATCAACTTTTTAAATTTCAGCCAACAATCCACAAAATTATTAGCGCAAGAATTGGGCAAATATAATTTTGCTGACAGTGGCACGCTAATCCTATGCCAATATAACTTTTTAGCAACTGATTACTTATTCATCGCCCTGTTAGATAGTCGTATCAGTATGTTAGTTGACGAAAATCTTGAAATTCGCCGTACAGAATACTTAGATATCACACAATTTGATATTGCTGCACGAATTAACCTAACTGATTTGCAAGTAAACGCAAACTCAAACCGCTATCTTACTTTTATTAAAGGTCGCGTTGGTCGTAAAATCAGTGACTTCTTTATGGATTTCTTAGGGGCAGAAGAAGGTTTAAATCCGCAAGTTCAAAACCAATGCCTATTACAAGCAGTCAGTGACTACTGTGAACAGGGTGAATTGAACAAAGAACAAACTCAAGCGGTGAAAAAACAGGTATTTGAATACTGCAAAGGTCAATTAGCAAGCGGTGATGAAATTGCCTTAACTGAACTTTCAGCAAATTTACCGACTCTAAACGAGCGCCCTTTTGTCACCTTTACAGAAGAGCAAGATTACGGCTTGGAAGAAACGATTCCACCAGTACGTTCAGCCTTAAAAACATTAACGAAATTTTCAGGTTCCGGTAAAGGGGTGACATTAAGTTTTGATGCGGATTTATTGAATAATCGTATTGAATGGGATCCACTTACAGATACTTTAACAATCAAAGGGATACCACCAAATTTGAAAGATCAACTTCAAAAAGCATTAAAGTGCGATAATTAA